The Eriocheir sinensis breed Jianghai 21 chromosome 49, ASM2467909v1, whole genome shotgun sequence genome has a segment encoding these proteins:
- the LOC126981721 gene encoding uncharacterized protein LOC126981721 (The sequence of the model RefSeq protein was modified relative to this genomic sequence to represent the inferred CDS: added 49 bases not found in genome assembly) has translation MWVPFFTLLSASVLHAAAAVAGGDAAGGWGAAGGQLGVTEDVELWATPPPPDVLAPQSPPTSLRRGRRKVISRGGHYIVWSKGGASPWSSTTFDAHSSRGSVGRHHREYSWSPPGDRLVGGGPQGYAGPQGRSRGAGAARKKLNQSFKREIAQYAMVYGVRQAAVHYEHAVGRRLRDRVVAKFVRRYQDRKKRKRRRLRRRLGQT, from the exons CAGCGGCCGTTGCTGGTGGCGATGCGGCGGGGGGCTGGGGTGCGGCTGGAGGTCAGCTAGGGGTCACGGAGGATGTTGAGCTATGGGCCACGCCGCCCCCGCCTGACGTCCTGGCCCCCCAGTCGCCCCCCACTTCCCTGAGGAGGGGCCGCCGCAAGGTTATCTCCCGAGGGGGCCACTACATCGTGTGGAGCAAGGGGGGCGCCTCCCCCTGGAGCTCCACTACCTTCGACGCTCACTCCTCCCGGGGCAGCGTGGGGCGGCACCACCGGGAGTACAGCTGGTCGCCTCCAGGGGACAGACTGGTCGGCGGGGGACCGCAG GGGTACGCGGGGCCGCAGGGCCGCAGCAGGGGTGCGGGCGCCGCCAGAAAGAAGCTGAACCAGTCGTTCAAGCGAGAGATCGCCCAGTACGCCATGGTGTACGGCGTGCGGCAGGCGGCCGTGCACTACGAGCACGCCGTGGGGAGGCGGCTCAGAGACCGGGTGGTGGCCAAGTTCGTGCGCCGCTAccaggacaggaagaagaggaaaaggaggaggctgcgACGGCGGCTCGGACAGACATAG